GAAGCGCGCTGGAATAAGACACTCGCACGCGTCGGCGAGATCGAGGCCAGGATTGCCAAACATCGGACAGTTACGCCGCAGCAGTTCCCCATGTCCGCATCACAGATAACCGCACTTGCGGGAAACCTTCGCACCGTCTGGACGGCGCCGACAACCGATGCAAGGCTGAAGAAGCGCATCGTGCGCACGCTCATCAATGAAGTGGTCGCCGATCTCGATGATGGAACCTCTGAGATCGTCCTCGTCATTCATTGGGTTGGAGGCGTCCACACCGAGCTGCGCCTGCCGAAGCGACGCCGTGGCCAAAGAAACGCGACCCCTGACGACATTGTCGACGCTGTCAGACAGCTCGTCTTGATCGCCAATGATGATGTGATTGCCGGTGTCCTCAATCGCAACGGACTGACGACCGGCAATGGCAATCGCTGGACACGGGAGCGGGTCACCGCGCTGAGGTCATATCGCAAGATTCCGGTCTTCCGTCCCCAGATCGACGGGGTCGAGCCGTGGCTTAATCTGGGCGGTGCGGCGAAGTTGCTCGGGATAACGCCAAAGACGCTGCGTCTGGCGGCCGAGGCGGGCGATATTGAGGGGGTTCATCCGCTACCCGATGGCCCATGGATCTTCAGCCGTTCCAAACTCGCGACCCCACAAGCACGTCAGATCCTCAATCGTGCCCGGAAGAACCCTCGCCACCCCGCGGGATCGCCTCCAGATCAGGAAAACCTATTCCCTTCAATGACATAGAAAGATGGGTGTCATGAAACAGGATTGTAATCGTCCGCCCATTCAGCAATGGCGCTGCGGGCATGATCGAGGCCGAAGAACAGGCTTTCGTTGAGCAACTCGTCGCGCATCCGGCCGTTGAAAGACTCAACATAGCCGTTCTGCATTGGCTTCCCCGGCGCAATATAGTGCCATTCGACCTTGTGATCTTTCGACCAGGCGAGGATGGCATTCGAAGTTAGTTCGGTGCCGTTGTCGGAGACAATCATTCCGGGCTTGCCGCGTCGTTCGATCAGCGTCGTCAGTTCTCGGGCGACGCGCCGACCGGAGATAGACGTGTCCGGGATTGCTGCCAAGCATTCGCGCGTCACGTCATCGACAATGTTGAGCACACGGAAGCGTCTGCCGCAGGCAAACTGATCATGCACGAAGTCCAGCGACCAGCGGGCATTGGCCTTCGCTTCAACCAGGATCGGCGCACGCGTGCCGACCGCACGCCGCCTGGCTTTCCGCTTGCGAACGGAAAGACCTTCCTCGCGATAGAGCCGGTAGATGCGATTGACCCCGGACGGCTCTCCGTCCCGCCGAAGCAGGACGAACAGCCGACGGTAGCCGAAACGACGCCGCTCATTGGCGAGGTCGCGCAGCTTCGTCCGCAGTTCAACCTCCGGCGATCGGCTTGACCGGTAACGGATCGTCTTGCGGTCGGCAGATATAATCTGGCAGGGCCCGCCGCTCCGAAAGACCCATGACGGCCTTCAGATGCGTGACGGCGTCACGCTGGGCGGCAGGCCCTACCATTTTTTTGCAAGAAGCTCGCGGAGCGCGGCTGCATCAAGCATCTGTTCGGCCAGCAGCTTCTTCAGCCTCGCATTCTCATCCTCGAGCGCCTTCAGCCGCTTCGCCTCGGAGACTTCCATGCCGCCATATTTGGCTTTCCAGTTATAAAACGTCGCTTCTGAAATCCCGTGCTTGCGGCAGAGGTCGGCCACCTTCGCGCCTGCCTCCTGCTCCTTCAGCACTGCAATAATCTGCTCTTCCGTAAATCTCTGCTTCTTCATTCGTCCGTCCTTTAATGGGCCGGACTCTAATCCATCCTGGAGGAAATTCGCAGTGGCAGGTCAGCATCGGTATGCACCACACCACTGGAGTATGCAAATTGGTCAGCCTCAACATTTTAACGTACAAGTTTCGACATTTCTACCATTTTGATCTTAGGATCATGACGTTTACGAATTGCGAAACCACGAAATACACGCGTCTACAAGAACATCTACCGGATCTATAACATCAGTACCTTTGAATATGTCTCGCGATGCGCTAGACAGCTCACTGCATCCAAGTATAATAGCGTCAGGCTTGAGGCTTCGTGTTCGCGCTACCAGTAATGCCATTTTAAATCTGGCGCGACTTATATTTCCGCTCTTGACGTCATCAATGACCCTTGTTGCGTCTTGTTGGATTGAGTCGACGTCAGGGACGGCGCCCCCCAGCCCGCAGCTGAATACCCATATAATTTGCGTTGAATATTTGCTTCCATTCCTAAGACAATTGTTCGCAGGTTATCCATATCCGTGCCGTTATGCTGATGTATAAAGTCGCGGGTAACCGCAACCATACTAATGAAATTTATTGTTAGAGCATTTGCAATATCGGACGACCAAAAATGTGCCGTATTGCAGGGAATGGCTATAGCTCCACATCCAACTTTCTCGAGCAATTGCGCGCGTTCCAGGATCTGCTCACAGCGGTTGACCAGGGCAAGGCGAGCGAGGAAGAGGCGGTCGGCCTGGCGGCCGGCATGCTGGTGGCCGGGCACGAGACAACCGTCGCGCAGATCGAATTCGGCCTGCTGGCCATGTTCCGCCATCCGCAACAGCGCGAACGTCTCGGCAGCGATCCATCCCTGGTTGACAAGGCGGTGGAGGAAATCCTGCGAATGTACCCGCCAGGCTCGGGCTGGGACGGCATCATGCGTTATCCGAGGACCGACGTGACGATCGCGGGCGTGCATATTCCCGCGGAGAGCAAGGTGCTGGTCGGCTTGCCGGCGACGTCATTCGACCCACGTCATTTCGACGACCCAGAAATCTTCGACATCGGACGCGACAGAAAGCCGCACTTGGCTTTCTCATACGGGCCGCACTACTGCATCGGCGTGGGGCTGGCCAGAGTGGAACTCAAAGTGGTGTTAGGTTCGATCTTCCAGCGCTTTCCTGCTCTACGCCTGGCCGTGGCGCCCGAAGAACTGAAGTTGCGCAAAGAGATTATCACTGGTGGGTTCG
This is a stretch of genomic DNA from Rhizobium bangladeshense. It encodes these proteins:
- a CDS encoding aspartate/glutamate racemase family protein; translated protein: MIWVFSCGLGGAVPDVDSIQQDATRVIDDVKSGNISRARFKMALLVARTRSLKPDAIILGCSELSSASRDIFKGTDVIDPVDVLVDACISWFRNS